The genome window TCCGGGACCTCGGGGTCCGGGAGCTGGGGGTCCGGGACCACCTGGTCGGTCACTGCCTGGGTGCTGTCCATGTCGGCCTCCTCTGCCGGGGTGGATGACCTTCCCCGCTCCGTGCGCCGGAACCGTGTGCCGTCGGCCGGTGGCGGGGAAGGCTGGCGGGCATGGACGTCGCCGCACTGCTGACCGACGCGATCGACCGGATCCGTTCCTCCCTCCGCGACGCGGTGGAGGGGTTGGAGGCCGAGGCGCTCGCGTTCCGCCCCGACGACGAGGCCAACCCGATCGGCTGGCTGGCCTGGCACACCGCGCGCATCCAGGACGACCACGTCGCCGCGCTCGCCAGCCACGAGCAGCTGTACGTCACCCACGGCTGGGCCGAGCGCCTGGGCATGCCGGCCGACGAGTCCGACATCGGGTACGGGCACGACCGCGACGACGTGGCCGCCCATGTCCCTCAGGACGCGACCACGCTGTTGGCCTACCTCGACGCGGTGTGCGACCGGACCAAGGCGTTCCTCGACACCCTCACCCCCGACGACCTCGACCGCGTGGTCGACGAGTCCTGGGACCCGCCGGTCACGGCGGGCGTGCGCCTGGTCAGCGTGGTCAACG of Euzebya sp. contains these proteins:
- a CDS encoding DinB family protein — its product is MDVAALLTDAIDRIRSSLRDAVEGLEAEALAFRPDDEANPIGWLAWHTARIQDDHVAALASHEQLYVTHGWAERLGMPADESDIGYGHDRDDVAAHVPQDATTLLAYLDAVCDRTKAFLDTLTPDDLDRVVDESWDPPVTAGVRLVSVVNDNLQHTGQAAYVRGLWERRG